In the genome of Triticum urartu cultivar G1812 chromosome 5, Tu2.1, whole genome shotgun sequence, one region contains:
- the LOC125507495 gene encoding pyrophosphate--fructose 6-phosphate 1-phosphotransferase subunit beta-like produces MGQWNTYLEETLKNVTDYITNVVCKRAELGYNYGVVLIPEGLIDFIPEIQKLIAELNEILAHDVVDEAGAWKSKLEPASRELFHFLPKAIQEQLLLERDPHGNVQVAKIETEKMLIAMVETELEKRRAAGKYSAHFRGQSLDAGCASVLATILHRSIL; encoded by the exons ATGGGTCAGTGGAACACTTACCTGGAG GAAACACTCAAGAATGTCACAGACTACATTACCAATGTTGTTTGCAAACGCGCAGAACTTGGTTACAACTATGGAGTTGTCCTAATACCGGAAGGCTTGATTGATTTCATCCCAGAG ATTCAAAAACTCATTGCAGAATTGAATGAAATTTTGGCACATGACGTTGTTGACGAGGCAGGGGCTTGGAAAAGCAAGCTTGAACCAGCATCTAGGGAGTTGTTTCACTTCTTGCCCAAAGCCATTCAGGAGCAGCTTTTGCTTGAAAGAGATCCCCATGGCAATGTTCAG GTTGCGAAAATTGAAACTGAGAAAATGCTCATTGCCATGGTTGAAACTGAATTGGAGAAGAGAAGAGCGGCGGGGAAGTACTCTGCACATTTCAGAGGCCAGTCTCTAGATGCtggttgt